taaaaaaaaatactctctCCATAGTagtttatcatttaaaaaaatcgaacaCCACTACACGCAATactcgtcgagcgagtttgcttatcttgccgaagccgcgtacAAATTATCTGATGAAAtctattaagtatgagggttacaattatttaatcaattaccatCTAACATTCGTTGTATTGGCGGgtttaaccaattcaaaagGGCGTTAAAGAAACATATCAGAATGAGCCTTAGCTTAAAATTGGGACGGCTGATGGCGAAATTTATCTCGTTCGGATATTGTCGGAAATCGAACCGGAATCGAATCGGTTTATTGATTATACCGATTATATTGATTTCCTTTTGTCACCtactttataatacattttgatttCAATATAAACATTGCTGGTCAATAATTGTCTTTGGAAATATTCGTTAAAAGCCAAAAATGAAAACGAATTAGTTAATAAGTTAACGTTGATTTTTGAAATgatatcttttttcttttatacaatttgtttGCGTTGTTAAGATCAGGATATTCACGACAAAGAAGATCTACAATCTCTAATGTTATCTTTATGATGAGTTATAGGAATGTAGaagaactaaataaatataatatcagaGATACTGTTTGTCTCTGCAGGCAAAGTTATAAATCTTttcgtaatgtttttttataaatcaaatattattttaaaaggtaaaatcCCTGTAAATATTCTGAAATAGattgtacaaaaaaatttaacagctTGATAACTGTTTCCAAAAAAGTAAACAGTAAAATACTTATCTGGTTCGTTTTGAGGAGTCCAAAgactttaaaaacttatttttttaaattccgaTAATTATACCGACGAGCTTTTGTTaccaatttaattataaatagattgTTTGTAAAGGCAATTTTACTATTTGTAAGGCAAGTGTTTTTTGAATCTGGATTGGAGTGACGGATTCAACGTACATTGCTCGAGTTTTAAATCGTCGTTTCTAAGATGGAAACACTACTTTTTGCAAAcactttgaaaaaataaatattgttaattccATTATACGTCATTTTTTAGTagtatcttaaatataaatttgaagaaAATTAAAGCATCCATTTCACGcggttttattattactgaaacttatattaaaatttttaattttaatattttttgccaGTGAGGTTTTCATACAATGTTCATTATCGACCTAgaaaaaaatttgtaaaactaaataacttCCGAGTTTCATTAAAGCCAAACTGAAAAAAAACCATGTTATTTGTAGacataacagaaaacaatatgtatataaatatggttatacaaaaacttaaaataattttcttatttcacTTTATTTTGTCTTAACTTAGTACTTTACAAGTTCCTTTGATGATGCCTTTCCTGGTTCCTCGCCTGGACCACAAACTCAGCCATAGTGTCGTTCATATGGTGGGAGGCAAAATGGTTTTTgtctttgaattaattaaactttatcaaacTAATAACTGACTGGGTTCTTGGTAGTTCTTAGGCGACAGTGATATTTTAACGCCTCTGTTTACTTAGTTTTCAAgaacgtaaatatttttgttaatttctcTTTAACTTTCTTATAGTACACCAAAATAGAACTGGTCCTGTTATCTATCAGCGAGTGTAACCTTAAGGTTTTTCCCAAATACTGATGATTTGACAGCCGTTGTCAACTGAAACAACAATCCTAGATAAGGAATAGATATGTTCTGCTGCATATATCTACTTGATAATGTAGATATTAGGaatatctgaaaaaaaaagatttttttttatatatacaatagatAGGATATTAAGGAAAACAGAAAGTGCACTAGGATGCCCAGTGTCGTGAGCGGAGTCTGTCTCTATGTGCCACGagacataattaataattttttacataataattttatttatttctatatatttatgacaGCTTTAAAAATGATAGCATATTACTTACTGTAAAATGCTAGAAGATATTTAAGGagaatattgatttatataaaagccaAAATACATTGTTAGCTCTAAAACAGTTTCCAAAATTTTTTTGGACACACCTTTCTAAAACTCTAATATCCCAACCCTATGTAACTTTCATactataattttgaaaatttaaaaatacatttaaacaataggtctaattttattcattttcaaGTTACCCTCCTTAACAATGCAATTACCCTCTGTGGGGCGAGGGTCCTACGTTGGGAAATACTGCTCTAAAAGATACAAGATCGTGTTGTACCTACTGAGATAACTAGTTGTATAGTATATACATTTAGTACGGAAAATATTGGAGATATAGAATTATAAGAGATTccttttacaataaattaattcagcAGTatcgataatattattttattgtatattttcacTTTCAGAAATTTGGACATTGCCAATcagataatttgttaatcaacTCATAATGAGGGCAATACTATAATACTAATTACCGGGTCATTTACTTACCGATAATTAGTGAATTACCTACAGCCAGATTTTGCTTTTGCAGACGTGAAAAATAGAAGAGCACAGGCtcgtaaattaaaacattatttttaatatttctttatttgcaTTTGCATCACATAACAATACCATTTTACTACGATCAAATCATTTCATACTGAGTTATAGGAAAAAATTCCAATAAAATCTAATCTTATCAAGGCAGAAAAGGTATCATGAATGCTAGCTATTATAGCCCCAAACTCTGCAATTTATCCCTAAAAACCGGCTAATGCCCCTAAAGGCTTACgtttaaaagaaacaaagtAGGTATTCTCTTTCGCAGTTGATATGAATAGGTACCTAAATGAGGACGCCTGTTATTGTCCCTCGAGGCTCCTGGTTGGCAAGGaattatttacgatttttaAGTATGTATCAAAatcgttaataatatttgaatccAGCAGTGTTAAGGTTAGCCTAGTGGTTGTATGCGATTCTATCATTAGATCGTGCATTTGAACCCTAACTGTAAACAAATAACGTTTTAATTTGGACATTTGTAATGTTCACATTACACGTTTGTACAATCAAGAAAATCAGCCCACGAAATTGGCATGATCTTCATGATTGATGATCAAAAGGAGGCacaatattttagatatgttGTATCGTTttctcaaaaatataaatagccgATTTAGTactatcataataaattaagtttattaccTATCATATCATATAAGTATCATCATTCTTTTTAGTTAGTATAGAGTATTTAGACATTAAGAGAATCTTCTAAAACTAGTGATTTGTAGTAGTATTTGTTGGCATCAAGACTGCggtatgtaatttattattttatcacccTATTTAGCTGCTGTTAATGACTTAGGCTCCATTGACAACAGTACTAGAACACATATAGTGCTAGATTTTGAGAAATGTTTACTAGAACACTCTTAGAACTctgatattgaaataaaatagtttttgggGAAAGTTATAAAAGAAACAAGGTATTTAGCCACAAATATCATGGCACGTTTATTTTTCTCCACTACATGGCGACTTCTAAAAGAATCGTGACTCGTTATTTTTGCATTcatataatttcttttttataaggGCCCGACATACCGAGCGCTAtcgaataattttacaatgtatacttttcataaaattaaataaactctgtatttattttgatctaaatataaatcactatgaaatgaaaaatttattaaaaatcgcTTTGTTAGTTCGCTAATTATATTGATTGAtgattctaataataataaagagtacatttaaaaaatcacattaaAGCATATACATAATGCTGACTACATAATTTCCCTTACAGCCTCtttacattaattgtaatggTATACTCTTAAAGAATCaacgttaaataataatttgtataagaatatgtataaaataacacaTGTAAACGATAATACCTAAAATGTaacttcaatataaaataattcagtcCCAAGAGGcaacgtaaaatatatatgtcaaaGGAACCCTTGCGGTtgcaattaatataaaaatgctacttataaaagtataaaatgacTGAACTAGTAATATTCTAAACAGTACATTTCGGGTATCATCAAAATAAACTCAAATCAAATAGAAACAGAgtacaagaaaataaatatgaaaaggAGGCTGTAAAGGCATAATAACGTGCAATGTAATACACCAGTTAACAAACCTAACTtatgtcataaaatataactagcctaaaaattttaacaattaaagaaaaaacagttgcagttaaaaatattggtcAATAAAACTCTGTAGAGCTATCGCTAAATGACCGCGAAAAAGCATCATGCCATGATGTTTGttgtgaattttaataaaataggaaTTAAAAGTAGGTATGTAAAACACTCCAAAACTTCAATTTGGCTTAAAGccgatataatttttatacaactaTAAATAGTACAAAATCAGCGACTTAGAAATAGCTCtcagtatataaaaaaacgttaaaatCCTTAGGCTGTACTCCGTATGATTATAATGTAAGCAACGCAATAAGTTGACAAAGCAGATATTCGCGTAAATCTAACGTACTAtagaactaaatatttatgtacctTAGTCATAATGATTACACAAGGCTCACTGTTGCTCAATAAACCGGCACACGGAGGTGAACTAGCCCGATTTTGACAGACCAGCGCTGCCTCGAACCGATATAGGTATACATTTATCATCAACGGCTAAGATATGTACGATTTCCTAACAAAATTTTACGATTTACAAAGAAACTGGTTGGTCCAACACCACAACCGCTCCGATATTAGCAAACATAACAAACCTATAAACTTCTGCCAATCCTCCCATTGAGTATTCTCGGTGTAAACTGTGGATCCATAGCGACTCAGTCTTTTCTACGGTTGGAAATAAGTAGGAAATACAACTAAGAAAACTTTGACGATTacgtaaatgaaaaatatctcGATTACACTCTAGTTTAGTAACTAACATCgtattgtatgtaaaatagtTGGGGCAGCGAAGACGCACACATTCCCGATCCGATAAAGAATCGCCTGCAAAAATATCTTTTGTGGGTCGTCGTGAAATTTGTGCATCCTAACTGTTAGTAGGGCCCTCGTCTTACGATATATATCTCTACCCTTCGATACACAAGTAAGGGTTGTAAATATAGAGTTACATGTCGTAACGAAGAAGGACCGCTCTCTATACTCCGTCCCCCTCCCGACTCGGCCAGGGTGACACCGCAgcaaagcaataataaaaacaaccaCGATAAAGACAAgaacatataacaaaaatatattactaaatcTAAGATAGGCGTGCCAGCCTCGCGGAGCGTCGGGGAGCGGACACAcgataatatacatttatatatactttatgtaCTAGTTCACTATGTTGGTGTCTCTATTCCATTCACGTAAACTATGGTTTCACAACATCGCTCAGAGCTCCCGATGCTGCcgctaaatatatattgtaggtaaataatattcttcatTGGTGATCACTAAGTTGGTATAGGATAGATCAATACTATCCGAATTATGGAACATCTAGTTTCTCTAAATAATACTGTTCTCAATGGCTTggtaaaaaacttaataaagacgttattttagaaaagactcgataaattattttggatGTTTATCTATTACTTTCACCTGGGCGACTAAATGCATCCGTCCGTATGTTAATctaaagtacatacatattattatttagtatttatttataaatgataaatgagATATTGGCTTATTTTCTCGTGTTTCAAAATACAGaactatcaaaataaaaaaatatttaggacTATCAAACAACATTCgcatgtatatatttattattatgtatatctaCGAGGAAATTTCGATCTTTAAATACGAAAGTATACTTCTGACCTAATACTCTACGATTACTTCAAATATTATAGCTTCAGTTCGACCTAGGCTCGTAGAACTACGATTCTacgaaaacttaatttttcacaataaaattttgattcaTCAATCCCACGACAatcgaataaataaaacctacgaatatttacaaattttgacCTTCACTTGGACACAACACGGAAATAAAACATCGCATCGCCAACAAAACGCGGCGCGAACCGAGACTCGTGgtgatacaatattttatttcagcaCTACCCTGACCGGCGAACTTAACTATACACTTACGTCTACCGCATGTACATCGAAATGGCACCAATCTATCTTTGATATTACAATGGCAACCCAAAGGAACCCCCGCAACGGACACTGCACGTCGTCTCAAGGAATTGGAAGACTACCGCTATACAACTATTCGTAACCCTATTACGCCGTCAGTCCCGAGACGCGGAACGGAAGGATAAGAGATCGAGCATGAACGCGAAACAATGAAACGGAGTCGAGTATATCGCCTACCCGCGCTAACTGCTAGAAGGCACACAAAGAGAAGCTTCGAGAACACAGAACACGGGTCCTAACGCCTCAACAGTAACCGTGAACACCGTACGTGACTCCTACCAACgaaatactattaaaaaatattgccaaTTTTATGTTGCAACAGGCACTTCTCTGGATTACTCCAATAAACAtcatattaaaagttaattttgtgAATCCATCTTATTGCCCCTGAGTGCGGGTTCAAACGTTTGTACTCGTAATTATTATCTTCATATGAAATCTGTTCATTAAAGCGTTCCCGCCGAATGCCCATAGGCCTCCAGCGATCAAAATATTCGACCTCTCAGTAacagttctataaaattagtcATTTACAGACATCTAAGTTAAAGCATCGCAATAAGATTTATTCCACTACTCTAACACGTACGATACGAGCAACAAGTGCACAATTTtccaatacaaaattattcccATAAAGTTTccctacaaaaataatttttgccCGCTTTTCTAGCGAAGAAACACTTTCGATttgtataagtaaaaaatgtcTGTGATGCGTACCTGTCAAGTGTCAACTGTCAGCTGTCAACTGTATGATATCAATTCTGCACTTGTCGCACGTTACAGGGGATGACAAGCGAGTGACCACAAATTTAGAATTTCTGGATTTACCATTAACAATTCCGAAAGATATTATCACTAAGCAAATTAGAATATGAGATCAAAAATTTAGGCCTACAATCTATGAAACTTTAAGTAACGATTCATGTTTCCCACCACGAGTGATGGTAGATAAATCACAGCGGATAAACGATCACAATACGTACCAGGCGGTACCGCTACCACACTACTGACTACTGAGGGCTGCTACTATCATACAGCAGTAAGGATTTTGGAATGCATGGTCACGTGACCATGCGTTGTCATTCTTATCAGCGACATTAACATTTAGAATATCAATTTTCCAAttactaaaacattttacttTATGTAGTTTTTGTCTATTGGTTATAGAACAGTGAAGTATTTgtctcattattattatacaaacattgaattaatacatttatcaatgaatattaaacacaGATTTTCGTGAAACTTGTTAACCACTAAGTTGGAATATCCTCGACATTATTTCGTagacaaacatacataaaaagttCACATTACAGAATTTTTCAAATCCAATTCTATGACATACATGTCATCAAGTCTAAACCTTTTAAGTCGGTTAAAGCAATAAAGTAAAACGTAGCAGCCCTACTGACTAAACCCGACACGTGCTCGGCCCGAGGGATCCTCTCCATCCGTTAACGAGTGACGGCCGaccatacatacataatgtataaataaatataatataaaagtgtgTAGCTGCTCCTGGCCTTATTGCACTTGCGGCTACGGACTTCAATCGAGAGCTGGaaaaaaagattaaataaaagaaaatgcaGCTACCcgcatttttttcattttcaactGAGTGAACTTGTAGCTTCTAGAGTTTAATCTCATAAAACTagattgtattttgtatatctAGATATACCAATGGCACTACGGAAATACCTCGACAtacattcatattattatttaattgcaaaTGACACATACCAATATGCAGAAGGGATCAGTCCGAGAGTCGCATCCCTGACGTCATCTGTTGAGGCTGGGGGGTAGGTGTGTGCGACGGAGGGGGGGACGCTGACGAACAGACAATCTTATTACTTATAAAGCTGTGATTCACTCGTCACTTATGTAGCTTTATGTTGGTAAAGCGGTTCATTAGTATTAGAGTTATTCCTTatataaacagaaaatatatttttataagtaatagaagcagtgttggcctagtggctttagcgtgcgacgctcatcccttaggtcgtaggttcgatccccggctgtgcaccagtggattttctttatatgtgcgcatttaacattcgctcgaacggtgaaggaaaacatcgtgaggaaaccggcttgccttacacccaaaaaagtcgacggggtgcatcacctacttgcctattcaatttacaaatgatcatgaaacagattcagaaatctgaggcccagacctaaaaaggttgtagcgccattgataattataataaaagccgTTGAATTGCTAAATAGGGTAAGATTTTAAACACTACGAGAGGTAATCATACAATAATTGCGACATGCTTGCGTTGACTACATTCTTCAATTCAGTACCAATCTAAGACAATCCACTCAATCGATAAGTTATGGATATAAATACtgaccaataaaataaaaaaaaaacacgcgaAAAATCTttcgaaaaacaattgaaactaGATTCTTTAAATGGCAATCAATTTGCATGTGTATGCTAGTGTTGCTATAATCTAATTATGCTAGTGTTgctagaattaaataaaaaatatacacgatccaatattatataaaaacccGTTTCTTAATACTAAATGGActgttaaatgttattatttcgaCTCACAAATAGAAGCGATGGACTGTGGTGACATGGCTGACATCTTGGTGGTGCCGTCAAGCGACACTTGTGTACCCTGTGACGTCAGGTAACGGTTCACCATAGGCACGAagctgaaatttatttatttttttattataacgtgACATATACAATTACACTTACATAGAAGTTTAAGTACATGGGGTAATCTTCCAAAATCCTAGGTTAGATTTCCGGTTTAttgattgtttattattattgtattaagatTGCACtcttaaaaattctttattttttactgtttaattagggttgcctggaatagATCGCTTAGGGCGCcgataaactatttttaatattatttcattcttgtgcaaataaataaatatttttagatgccaacagtaaataaaaacttataacagaaaattattatctgtatattgaaaaaaatcgttaaaatatttattagagaCTTTGTGTCCTGCTCGTCCAACATAAAGGGAGAATACTCAACCTATCCAACCCCTGATTGGCCAGGCCGAAGGCCCAAGTCTCTAAGATAGAGAAGTTGTAAATGTATATTCGTCAGCGCGTTTCAGGGTATAACGTCATCGCAGTGATTTGTAAGCGCAGCTTGTAAATGTCGCTACATATTCACTGTAGAGATtgggtttttatatatttacctcaAATCGCAGACGCCAGGCGAGTCATAGTTTCCTGAATTTCCAGCCCCACCAGCGTTGCTTATGACGCCACTATTAGCGGACATATTACTGTGGCTGTCGCGGTGCACACGATTGTGATgactgaaaaatataattaagttcaAAAGAtgaactataaatatatatgacaattttGCAAGGACGATGTCATTGCAGTGATAGCCGATGTTAGTGTTGCCAGcctactaatatttatattaacctAAGGTTCATGGCAAATTTGATTCTcctaatttttaacaattagttTCTACAGTCGCACTTTGTACCTAACAGGTTAAGATTTCAAACCAAACATGCcttgtttgaatttttagtaaataattgtattattttatatgaaactaCTATAATATATGATTGTATGATTAAATGCCGGCGCTTCGGCTGAAGGAGAAATTTAGACGATTAGTATCGCCGGTATCGTAAATTTCCtgtattctttttataaataaaaataaaaacaaagattattttgCTTTGTATCTATCATTCACTTAAACTAGGACAAAAATCTCCTTTTAATAGCATACCTGATATAGCACAATTGAAAACTATAAAGCGGATCTGTGTGGTATATTATAAGTAGTAAGTTCTTCTAAAGGAAGTTgtaagaagattttttttgtaagtacAACTGTATTTAGAGAAATCATAACAGAAATTgtgtaattaatgtttaaaaaatatctatatttaaattaatgacaAATGAAATATATGGAGGAAATGGGCAAGAGTGTAATATGGACACTTAAAATGCCAGAAGGCGAGTGCCTTGGCGACGTTTTAAATTGGTTGCAAATTCCGGTGCTTCGCGGCAGAAAGTGCTCGGTTCTGgcaatttttaatcatttaaatatacatcgGCAATGGAGCCTCAGGAAGACTCTGGAAAAAAACTTACCGTATAAGATAGCTGTCCCGTACAAACGTGCGTCCGCACACGCTACACTCGTAGCAAGGCCCAGCCGCGTGCGTACGAATGTGCAAAGCGAATTGAGACTTGGACGTGAATGTCATTGAACAACGCTCGCAACTTAGCGGCTTGTCCGCTACGTGCGACcacctataataattattatattagatacATGCTAAGTATAAAaggatttcttttataaatattgacgtaatattttttttacgtataTAATTCTATGCAACTGTTTGTTCCCTCACCaataacaatgaaaaaaaaaacaaatatattaaatttttaaattgcatatttgtatatcttaACCTAGTTTGTGTCAATACaaaatgcattaaatatacatttctaaAGGCATCTGAAATAACATATGACAacctattatttatgttttccgTTTAACTTCCCTGAGCTTCCACTGATATTTCAAGAAATAATCTTCGAAcagcaattaatttgtatatatatatttaaaaaactattaaataagCTTAACTATCTGtcactattatataaatatatatagtttataaacaattataaaattgtaagtgtTATGTAGAATTTATTACGTTCAAGTACCTATGaccattaaaatgttaaatggaagagactagctgcccacgccacagggaatcctagcaCTTTCTCTTCTATCTTTTTTATCATATGTAATAAAGttctttttcttatattttcttgCACTACAGAAAGAACCAAACAAAAATCCCTTTCTCACCTGTGAGCCGTAACATAACTCTTCACAGCGAATCTTTTCTGACATATATCACATGCGTAAGGGCGTTCCcctgaaatttataaaatttattaaagttcataataaaacatatttcaacAAATCAGCCATTTAATCGGACAATTCACACGTCGCAATACAAAAATTTGGACAAATAgagcaaatattatttagtctGCGAACCGACCCCGGCGTTTTCGTATGGGAGTTCGATATACCTCAACATCCTGAAGTCGCAACCTTTGGACCGAGCGGAACCATTTCACTATCGGAATCGCTGTAGTTATTCCAATTGGAAGTCACAGAGTAATTAATGGCCCAGCAGCTTCTTTTAGGGAATTGTTCGATTAGCTGCGTGCCGAtttgttagtaaaaaatatgcaaattgaagcaaaaataaaaaagacggCAAGATGCAATAAGAATTGGTCTGAAAATGAATTGCTAATGTAAGGGAGATGATGCAGCGATTGTATGGTGTCGTCGGTGCCACATCATTATGATCGCAATTTGCCGTCTCTCGTTCTACCGCAGACTTCCATGCATGAAGCAATCAACGATCCTTAAAGCATAGATTAAAGCCAGCAATTTATCTGCGTATATCTATCGCCTCTAAATTTATCGAAATAAGGGTTTTCGGAAACATTTCTCGCTACCTATTATTATCAATCTTATAAGTGATACTGGGATCTTTCTTACTTGAGAagctatatacatatttaggaAAGCTTTTAGACGTAGGGTCCAATATTTTATCATAGTTCAAGAAAGCGTTATTTACAGCGAATACGTAAGCTGATACTAAGGCTAAACATTTCAGAAAactcttattttaaatgtgaatCTTCAAGAATTCCGCattatgcaataaaaaaacatttattataaaaaaagccCTTTTACTTATCACAAACCACAttcaattattaactaaaacatcAAACGACCCGGCTAAGACCATCGATTCGTTTTCAGGTGCGTCCTGATTGTTATCATATTAATTCAACGTTTTGAAAAGGAATCGAGAACGGTACTGTAAACGAACCGATAGTTATAAGGTCTTAGGTAGGGTTgccatacataaatattaaaggatTAAGATATTTCATAGAAGTTCATTAATATTGTACTGGTACCGATGATGGCAACCCTAGGCTTACAGTACAGAACTCGTTTTCCATACCGGTATGAATGCGCTTGTGAATGTTGAGGGTAGATTTCTGCGTGAAGCGTTTGTAACAGACATCGCACTCGAAGGGCCGCTCGCCTGTGTGCGTGCGCATGTGTATTTCCAGGTAGGGCTTGCAAGTGAACGCCGCCGGGCACTCCATGCACTGATACGGCCGCCCTTGCACTACCCATCAATAACTAACGTTATAATACACGCCGGCCTATCGTCACATGTGGCACCGACAACTCAACGAGATGAACATATAAAATGAGCTAATGACATATTCATAATAGGACTCACCTGTGTGCGTTCTTTTGTGTATGTTCAGCGTAGACTTTTGCGCGAATCTCTTGAGGCACACGTCACACTGGTAAGGCCGCTCGCCCGTGTGCGTGCGATTGTGGATCTCCAGGTACTGCTTGCAAGTGAAAGCCGCCGGACACTGCAGACACTGGAAGGGCCGGCCCTGCACTGTATGCCGGTCTGATTAGCGGAGTAGTGAATGTTCCAGCAGCGCCCCGACTCTACGCCCAACCCCGCTCGGAGCGAGTGAGGAGGGACTTGCGTCTCCTTTTGTGTGCGCAGAGTCGAGAGGCTGCTCCGGCGTAGTGAACTAAGAGCGGAAGGCCCCCGCCCGCGCCCGCGCCCGCATACCGCCGCGCGGCCCTAAGCTCTCGAGACGCAACGTACCTGAGTGCGTCCGCTTGTGAATGTTGAGACTCGACTTCTGCGTGAAGCGCTTCAGGCAGATGTCGCACTGATACGGCCGCTCACCCGTGTGCGTCCGCGTGTGAATCTCCAGGTATTGCTTGCAGGTGAAGGCCGCGGGACACGACAGGCACTGGAACGGTCTGCCCTGGACTGGTGCCCAAATTACATTATAGAAGCGGCGGGCCGGAAGCGGCTAAGCTAGGGAGTCGCGGCGCGGACTGGTCGACGCTCGCCGCTAACTCCGCTCCTCAGTTCGGTTCGTGCGAGGTCTAGAACGCGGGGACGAGGCGAGACGCGGAAAGGACGCGGcggaacgaacggagagaggCTGGGGGCGGGCGGGGTCCAGTCCGACCCGACTGACACCCACCTGTGTGCGTCCGTCTATGGATATTGAGGCTGGACTTCTGCGTGAAGCGCTTCAGACACGCGTCGCACTGATAGGGCCGCTCGCCTGTATGCGTGCGCATGTGAATGTCCAGGTAGGGGCGACGGGCGAACGCCGCCGGGCAAAGCCCGCACGCGAATGGACGCCCTTGCACTGCGCCCAGTGCACACACAAAAGCGAGTAACGCACGTCGCCGACGCAATACGGCTCGCGTGCCTTGATTCGGCGGCCCC
The genomic region above belongs to Pieris brassicae chromosome 9, ilPieBrab1.1, whole genome shotgun sequence and contains:
- the LOC123714752 gene encoding zinc finger protein 2 homolog isoform X1, whose amino-acid sequence is MFEQQIKAEPMSFYTSHSHINTGPPTIVRSDSHGIIMNQHLPQEDSKDSLIQHQVHQQELLEQHQQDMQHEQDDDVDNLSFKGMDDEGVEMDMDGRQCSQGMGVDMGSVQTKMEVSNGQGVPRSKPQACKVCGKVLSSASSYYVHMKLHSGNKPFQCTVCDAAFCRKPYLEVHMRTHTGERPFQCDLCLKRFTQKSSLNTHKRVHTDEHLRALMVKERPYKCDLCQMRFTQSSSLNRHKKIHTEEHRRALLEKVRPYQCHICFMRFTQKSSLGRHGKIHTEEHIQSLINKVRPYQCDICDKRFTQKSSLGTHKRIHTGERPFQCTVCLKSFTQKCALNLHEKIHTGERPYQCDACLKRFTQKSSLNIHRRTHTVQGRPFQCLSCPAAFTCKQYLEIHTRTHTGERPYQCDICLKRFTQKSSLNIHKRTHSDRHTVQGRPFQCLQCPAAFTCKQYLEIHNRTHTGERPYQCDVCLKRFAQKSTLNIHKRTHTVQGRPYQCMECPAAFTCKPYLEIHMRTHTGERPFECDVCYKRFTQKSTLNIHKRIHTGERPYACDICQKRFAVKSYVTAHRWSHVADKPLSCERCSMTFTSKSQFALHIRTHAAGPCYECSVCGRTFVRDSYLIRHHNRVHRDSHSNMSANSGVISNAGGAGNSGNYDSPGVCDLSFVPMVNRYLTSQGTQVSLDGTTKMSAMSPQSIASISSPPPSHTPTPQPQQMTSGMRLSD
- the LOC123714752 gene encoding zinc finger protein OZF-like isoform X18, with protein sequence MFEQQIKAEPMSFYTSHSHINTGPPTIVRSDSHGIIMNQHLPQEDSKDSLIQHQVHQQELLEQHQQDMQHEQDDDVDNLSFKGMDDEGVEMDMDGRQCSQGMGVDMGSVQTKMEVSNGQGVPRSKPQACKVCGKVLSSASSYYVHMKLHSGNKPFQCTVCDAAFCRKPYLEVHMRTHTGERPFQCDLCLKRFTQKSSLNTHKRVHTGERPYQCDACLKRFTQKSSLNIHRRTHTDRHTVQGRPFQCLQCPAAFTCKQYLEIHNRTHTGERPYQCDVCLKRFAQKSTLNIHKRTHTVQGRPYQCMECPAAFTCKPYLEIHMRTHTGERPFECDVCYKRFTQKSTLNIHKRIHTGERPYACDICQKRFAVKSYVTAHRWSHVADKPLSCERCSMTFTSKSQFALHIRTHAAGPCYECSVCGRTFVRDSYLIRHHNRVHRDSHSNMSANSGVISNAGGAGNSGNYDSPGVCDLSFVPMVNRYLTSQGTQVSLDGTTKMSAMSPQSIASISSPPPSHTPTPQPQQMTSGMRLSD
- the LOC123714752 gene encoding zinc finger protein 2 homolog isoform X2, giving the protein MFEQQIKAEPMSFYTSHSHINTGPPTIVRSDSHGIIMNQHLPQEDSKDSLIQHQVHQQELLEQHQQDMQHEQDDDVDNLSFKGMDDEGVEMDMDGRQCSQGMGVDMGSVQTKMEVSNGQGVPRSKPQACKVCGKVLSSASSYYVHMKLHSGNKPFQCTVCDAAFCRKPYLEVHMRTHTGERPFQCDLCLKRFTQKSSLNTHKRVHTDEHLRALMVKERPYKCDLCQMRFTQSSSLNRHKKIHTEEHRRALLEKVRPYQCHICFMRFTQKSSLGRHGKIHTEEHIQSLINKVRPYQCDICDKRFTQKSSLGTHKRIHTGERPFQCTVCLKSFTQKCALNLHEKIHTGERPYQCDACLKRFTQKSSLNIHRRTHTVQGRPFQCLSCPAAFTCKQYLEIHTRTHTGERPYQCDICLKRFTQKSSLNIHKRTHSVQGRPFQCLQCPAAFTCKQYLEIHNRTHTGERPYQCDVCLKRFAQKSTLNIHKRTHTVQGRPYQCMECPAAFTCKPYLEIHMRTHTGERPFECDVCYKRFTQKSTLNIHKRIHTGERPYACDICQKRFAVKSYVTAHRWSHVADKPLSCERCSMTFTSKSQFALHIRTHAAGPCYECSVCGRTFVRDSYLIRHHNRVHRDSHSNMSANSGVISNAGGAGNSGNYDSPGVCDLSFVPMVNRYLTSQGTQVSLDGTTKMSAMSPQSIASISSPPPSHTPTPQPQQMTSGMRLSD